Below is a genomic region from Augochlora pura isolate Apur16 unplaced genomic scaffold, APUR_v2.2.1 APUR_unplaced_1199, whole genome shotgun sequence.
AATAGATTTTTTCCTGTTACCCCCATATAAATTACCTCCAGGTCGATATAATcagttttagaaaatatcgaaTGACTCGATCCATCAAATAATCCTGCTCGAGAGCCCTTTGACCCTTCACCCTACTAAACCCTCTACAATTGTGTATCTGCTACACTAATTAAaccttcgcactcgagtggcacCTCTGAAGCgcctttgaaaattgttatataattaacaaaataatgttgacattatcaaccccttgccgtaccattttttttacaattactacGATTGGAatcttttcgatcgcactgatgtcttcgaagaaaaaggaattttatatttataatttgtttgcgtctgctctaatatttaaatattgctaataagagagtaatatttaatttttacttaaacgAGCGGctgaacattcatacctaacaaattgttaataaaaatctccatcacgagtctgactcgttaaagtacgacaTGGGGTTaaatacccttctgttaaaagcacAACAGTGTTACGAGTGACAAGACTCAATCTcgtatagcaaattatactgaGTACTATACTACGGCTGATCAAAATTCCAATTTTGGAtgtaagcttaaaatggcttcgagtgcaaagggttaagatcaACATAAAATACGTAACCGACGTTTTCTTTCTCGGAGGTATTTATTCcccgatatttaaataaaaaccacCGTCACGGCTTGTACAAAATTACTCTTTATTCTACAACAAGTCGAACAGCACAACGATCATAGTCACAGAAATACTGTATTCGTTCGCATTGAACGTCAAcgatttattatcaaatagaGCCTATTGTATTGTCAACCGGAGTGTCACCGCCATTGTCACGTAAATGTACCAACGATCGGTGGAGATTATCTATTTTCGGAAGCAAAGGCAGTGGTGAGGAGAGTTACCGCGATAACTCGTAAACTCGAGGTATCTTGATGATTCGGTAAACTCTAACTCGAGGTATTTTGATGATTCGGCGCGGCCGGGTCCTCGGCAACGTGGACGCACACGTCGTCGCCGACCTTCACTCGTCCGGGAATGTAGGCGCCGCAAAGTATTCCTATAAGCGGAGCCTGGCCCTCCAAAGCGATTCTGTCCGAGTCGGTGTGCTGACGGAAACTAGAAATCACATTAACCAGTTGATCCTCTATGGGCCCGTGTATAAcgcaaattttaatatgtttaaaatatttagaggtcgagacgaaatgaaacaaacaaacgaaaattataaataatttgagttggATTCGTAACTTTCTTCGTCAAGAGTATATTGTTATGTCAAGACTATATTGTTATATCGAGATTGTAttgttatgtcaaggttatattattatgccaagagaatattgttataattctAGCACTTTTTATCGTACCTCTTCAGTGTCTTAAGGGGCTCCTCCGCATCTGCATCGCCGGTTTCCGGGTTCACGAGAATGAACTTGCACCTGCAACAATCGCGATGGTTGTCACACTCCGCCGAGGTTAACAATATAGAAAGCATTAGgatgtcccataagtttcatCCTTTTTCTTaatgcgaaatcaatagacgatGTTTGTCGTTCAACAAACGGCAAAAAGTTATGGGACACCTtagtaattcaatttgatttaaattctaattcgatTACCTTGTGCAAGGCTTCACGTTTCTAATTATAGCTTTATCGCCGATTTTAATCCATTCCCAGTTGTCCTCGACGAACGCTTCTGACGTGGATACTACGATATTTGGACGGAACTGTAGCGCAGGAACTGGTCGCTCTAGTTTCTCGTTCAGGGCTTCGACAGACTTTGTAGTCATCAGCATGTAGCTGGCCAGGTCGCTGAATAAGCcctggaaataaataattttgatgaaaaGGGTGGGGATATAAGGCGTGTtgacatataaataatacaaataattataataataactataatagtaaaagataataatataactaaattgGCTTTTACCACCGGTTTATAGTCTGTGAATCAGTTgtcatggcaaccaataatttcttatttattatttagataacaGTGTTATATTGTAACACTGTGAGCtccaatatataaataaaaataaatgaaatagaaatggactttttatatcattatttaatattgtaaatattaggtACCATtcgctattaataaaatcagtaAAAAGAGTCATAAATCCAAATTTATCGTATACATAAATTTGacatataatgtaacatataatgtaataagtacataaaatagaaatgaaatcaataaattagataaaataggtattgtttaatgctaatattactaaaatataaaaatgttaatatatttgattagCCTATGATAACTGATATGTATCTTgccgataaagtgttaaaaatgtgATCATCATTGGTTTCATAGTTACCGTGTCCTCGGCGTGGAGATTGCTATACACTTCGGTGAATTTGGCCCAGATACTCAAATCCCTCTTGTCCATCATCGAGTAGCCCAATCGCACCCCGGAATTTGTCCCAgttaaaaatctgaaacgaTTTACTATGGTCACCTTCTCTTCGGGGCCAGTGGGCGTGGCAAAGGAGGCCGCGAGGGAAGATGGGCGGGGCGATAGAATGAAAGGTTGAACGCGGTCACGGTGAACTTCAATGCCGAATTGTATTCAATACCTAATTTTACAGCTATTACTGATTATCACTGCTTTGCTCTTaacaatacaattataaattaatttttaataaattaattttaatactgaaaGAACAATACAATTATTGCTTTTTCTATGTTTTCAACATTGAGGCTTCCTgaaagatggaagaaggtaatAGAGCAGTACGGTTCATacataacacaataaattaatattaaacaacaaatattatctattgactttgcataaaaaagggcgaaacttatgggacaccttAATAgaagaagtaaataaaattcgtatttagtagCTTATGTACGAAATATTCGCCACAAGGCGGCCGCGTCGtcatagtgcaaagggttaaagaagtTCGCGTAGTTACTTCCGTTGTTACAGCGTAAAGGGTTGAAGAAGTTCGCCGCTACCTTGATAGCCACTCGGCTGGCTCCGGTCCACAATCGATACATTTCACCGGTTCTCCCCACCACATGGTGCACTGCACGGCTTCGTCGTTCTCCTCGGCGTTTTTAGGCACCTTGAAGACCACGCTGGGCATCCCCACGGCTTCCAGCTTGACTTTGTCCTCATCCACCGCGGACAGGGTCACGAGGATCATGGTGGG
It encodes:
- the LOC144477456 gene encoding mitochondrial amidoxime-reducing component 1 produces the protein MRRSCSKKKKKPVECCEKSKTVQENGNSIAVNNNVNATRRRSDDIPELPEPKWRKVGEVEELYVYPMKSGRGKSLSECQFTEFGICVENQGKFALRDRMFLVYSEETRRFVTGRKYPTMILVTLSAVDEDKVKLEAVGMPSVVFKVPKNAEENDEAVQCTMWWGEPVKCIDCGPEPAEWLSRFLTGTNSGVRLGYSMMDKRDLSIWAKFTEVYSNLHAEDTGLFSDLASYMLMTTKSVEALNEKLERPVPALQFRPNIVVSTSEAFVEDNWEWIKIGDKAIIRNVKPCTRCKFILVNPETGDADAEEPLKTLKSFRQHTDSDRIALEGQAPLIGILCGAYIPGRVKVGDDVCVHVAEDPAAPNHQNTSS